One window of the Hyperolius riggenbachi isolate aHypRig1 chromosome 5, aHypRig1.pri, whole genome shotgun sequence genome contains the following:
- the LOC137519264 gene encoding E3 ubiquitin/ISG15 ligase TRIM25-like → MASADLSEELECPVCLTIYTDPVSLRCGHNFCRVCIERVLDLQEGSAGYSCPECRKEYKERPGLHRNIALRNIAERFLTTQPDQEEAGVHCTYCIHSPVPAVMSCLLCDASMCDNHLRVHSKAPEHVLCAPTTSPETRKCSVHKEILKYYCTEDAACVCVSCYVIGEHVGHKMTSLDKASEEKKKKLRNDLQTLMAETEEAEKRVQSLEERRRKAQEKADGETERVTALFRDLRRRLDELEKRVLSDIMRQAEMMSQSYDDIIRQLEIKKEELSRKMRHIEELCHMTDPLTVLQESDTGDLCDTEDRHDKQLHDGGDLDVAGISHTLHTGLADIMSGVIVQQHTETQATPPLSRPCPQPSPTAQHTQAYPHSSTEDKAPISAKLSRPRPHPTPTAQHTQRQAGGTHIGAAQQTSGLPVYADILLDVNTASNWLYVSDDRKTATWSLMQNRPETPERFQDYIPQVLSSRSFSSGRHYWEVDVGGSVLWTVGMCYPSMDRRGREQSRIGGNNKSWGLYWGGNQYSVRHDRQEIRLPDGIPSDRVRICLDYEAGQISFYALCDPIRHLHTFTATFTEPLHAGLWVGNGCIKICGGSQGV, encoded by the coding sequence ATGGCGTCTGCTGATCTgagtgaggagctggagtgtcccgtctgtctgaccatttatacagatcctgtaagcctgagatgtggtcacaacttctgccgggTCTGTATTGAGCGTGTGCTGGACCTACAGGAGGGGTCTGCAGGTTATTCCTGTCCTGAATGTAGAAAGGAGTACAAGGAGCGGCCTGGATTACACAGGAACATTGCTCTGAGGAACATAGCAGAGCGTTTCCTGACTACTCAGCCAGATCAGGAGGAGGCCGGAGTCCATTGTACTTACTGTATCCATTCTCCTGTACCTGCTGTTATGTCCTGTCTGCTGTGTGATGCTTCTATGTGTGATAATcacctgagagtccacagcaaggcaccagaacacgtcttatgtgcccccaccacctccccggagaccaggaaatgctccgtccataagGAAATACTGAAGTATTATTGCACTGAGGatgctgcctgtgtctgtgtgtcctgctATGTGATTGGGGAACATGTAGGACATAAGATGACGTCACTGGATAAGGCCtctgaggagaagaagaagaagctgagaaatgatctgcagacactgatggcagagacagaggaggctgagaaaagagtccagagtctggaggaacgcaggagaaaagcacaagaaaaagcagatggtgaaacagagagagtcactgccctgtttagagacctcaggagacggctggatgagctggagaagagagtcctgagtgacatcatgaggcaggcagagatgatgtCACAATCCTATGATGACATCATCAGACAGCTGGAGATAAAGAaggaggagctgtccaggaagatgcgtcacattgaggagctgtgtcacatgactgatccactgactgtcttacaggaatcagacacaggtgacttgtgtgacacggaggacagacatgataagcagctccatgatggaggggatctggatgtggccggcatctcacacacattacacacaggactagCTGATATCATGTCTGGGGTAATTGTGCAGCAACATACAGAAACACAGGCCACGCCCCCACTATCCAGGCCATGCCCCCAACCCTCCCCCACcgcacaacacacacaggcctatCCACATTCCAGTACAGAGGACAAAGCTCCCATCTCTGCCAAACTctccaggccacgcccccaccccacccccaccgcaCAACACACACAGCGCCAGGCTGGGGGGACACATATTGGGGCTGCACAGCAAACATCAGGGCTGCCGGTGTAtgcagacatattactggatgtaaacacagctaGTAATTGGCTATATGTATCAgatgacaggaaaactgcaaccTGGTCACTAATGCAGAACCGCCCAGAAAcaccagagagatttcaggatTATATTCCTCAGGTGTTGAGCAGCCggagtttctcctcagggcgacattactgggaagtggatgttgggggATCAGTATTGTGGACAGtcgggatgtgttaccccagtatggaCAGGAGAGGACGGGAGCAGTCACGGATTGGAGGTAATAACAAGTCCTGGGGTTTGTACTGGGGGGGTAATCAGTACTCAGTGAGACATGACAGGCAAGAGATCCGGTTACCTGATGGGATCCCCAGTGATAGAGTCAGGATAtgtctggattatgaggccgggcagatctccttttatgccctgtgtgaccccatcagacacctccacaccttcactgccaccttcactgagcccctccatgctgggTTATGGGTAGGGAATGGTTGTATAAAGATATGTGGGGGGAGTCAGGGGGTGTGA